The window CCCCACGCAGACGCAGTGGTAGTACTCGATCTCAATCTCTTTCTCTAATTCTGTCCTCCGGTCTCTGAGCATTGCGTTGATTACAATTTGCATGGTTTTGCGTTCGAAATCGACCAGGATATGATTGGTGGCTCTGAGATAATTAATGGCGCCGGAGCATCAAGGATCGTTGGAACAAGCGCCGTAGgaggaagaagatcaagaaggcCAAAGCCGCCGCCAATAAGTGAAGGACGAGGAGTACGGACCAACTATGCTTCTGATTAGTACTTAATTAAGTAATTGTTGCATGGATTGAATTTTAAGCACAATAATATATATTTGGTAAGTGTTCCTGAGGTAAATAAATTGCAGATAACTACATAATCCGACACATCAAAAACAAGAATCAGATAAACATAGATCTTGGAAACTTGCAAGCCAATCGAGTTTAACACATCCATCGTTCCCTAGCCATTTAACTTGTTTTCCCCAGATTGAGACGAGTGTTCTATAACAATCAGTTCAAGAACTGCCCCAAATGATCAACCACCAATTTTTCGAAGAGTAATAACAAGAAAAACAGGAGATAAACAATGTAAGAAGACAATAAAGGTCGCATTTTTACtgttctttttccttgttttctcTGATCTTAACCTTCCTCCATGGGCGTAGCAGAGTGTTTTAATAGAGATGAATTCGCTATTGAATGAAGAGATCCATATGAAATACTGAAGACAAACCGATCAAACTTCTGGCAGAGCGTAAGGTTGAAGCATGGATCAATCCTGGGTTTCACCCTTCCGGTTGTCTCCGGGACCATCAACTTGCTCAAGAAGCTTCCCGGCCTCCTCGTCGGCTTGTGCAGCCTTCTTCTGCGCCTCCTTGGCTTTGAGAGCCTGCAACTTGACGTGGTTGTAGTAGGCGACCCCGAGGAAGGCAATGACGTACCCAAAGAGGTTGATTAGGGTGACAGTGTCCCGGATCACGGACCAGGAGAAGGCGATAAGGAGCCAGTCCTTGACTACGCCGGCAACGTTCATGGTAAGTGCGGAGGTCTTGCCGACGAGCAGGAAGACGGCGAGGTTTAGAGCGAAGGCGCAAAAGGAGTTGGTGCCGAAGACGAGCAGATCCGGACGGAGAGAGGCGGTGGAACGGGCGCGGAGGACAGGAAGCTCGACGACAGACCACGGGACCAGGAGGAAAGCGAAGCAGCAAGGGGCGACATAGTAGAGAGAGGTAATGGGGTTGAGAGAGATACCCTTGGAGGTGAGCAGGATCTGGATGAGGACGAGGCGGGTAGCCTCGAACGCCACGGCGCCGAGCTGGAGGGCAACGCCGGTGCCGTCGAAGCGTGCCTCGCCGTACGCGGCGATCGCAACGCCGAAGGAGATGGAGAGCATGTTGAGCATGGAGGAGCTCttaaaaatctcttttttgaAGAGTATTCCAATGGAGTAGACAGCGACCGGCATGAGGGCCTTGAGCATCTGGATGAAGGAAACGGAGAGGTAGATGTAGGCGGAGTTGGAGAACCACAGCGAGACCGAAAAGAGGGCGCCAATCGGGACGACGGAGGAGAGGTAGAGCTCGCGGGTCATGGGAGGGGCCGACGGCAGATCCACGAGGCGGAACACGCGGACGAGGAGGAAGGCGAGGGTGGAGCAGAAGGCCATGTGGATCATGGTGAGGGAGATGGGAAAGGGCCAGCCGTACATCTTCGGATCCAAGATGTATTTGTTGTAGACGATCACGGTGAAGCTGAGGAAGATCCAGACGGCGACGTAGGCGTACGAGAGCAGTATCTTCCTCAAGACTCCTTCCGTCACCGCGCCGCCGGCGCCGCCTCCGCCGCTGCCCTCGCGCCCCATCCTAGTGACGATGTCGACGGCGATGCCCCTCTCCCACTACAGACGCCTCGATCGATCGAAGACCCCCACGATTCAGGTCTGGAAGGTGAGGAATCGAAGGAATCGAAAAGGGGACAGAAGGGTTTGGAAGAGGCGAAGCAGAGGGAGAGCAGGACTTAACGAAGGTGCGGTAAAAGTTCTATTCGCCCCATAAAATCTCATGCAAACTATACGGACTTAAATGTAAATTTGTTCAATGAATTCGATAAAATTTTAGGAACCACGATTTCGCAACTACGCCCCTGATAAGAtccaatattaaataaataattattaattgtATAAAATCCTTTTCTCGTTGGACTTCCATGTTAATTAGTGTCAATTTTATTCATATTTAAATTGAAAACAAATAATACTTTTATTTATTCAT is drawn from Zingiber officinale cultivar Zhangliang chromosome 1B, Zo_v1.1, whole genome shotgun sequence and contains these coding sequences:
- the LOC121990786 gene encoding probable sugar phosphate/phosphate translocator At5g25400, coding for MGREGSGGGGAGGAVTEGVLRKILLSYAYVAVWIFLSFTVIVYNKYILDPKMYGWPFPISLTMIHMAFCSTLAFLLVRVFRLVDLPSAPPMTRELYLSSVVPIGALFSVSLWFSNSAYIYLSVSFIQMLKALMPVAVYSIGILFKKEIFKSSSMLNMLSISFGVAIAAYGEARFDGTGVALQLGAVAFEATRLVLIQILLTSKGISLNPITSLYYVAPCCFAFLLVPWSVVELPVLRARSTASLRPDLLVFGTNSFCAFALNLAVFLLVGKTSALTMNVAGVVKDWLLIAFSWSVIRDTVTLINLFGYVIAFLGVAYYNHVKLQALKAKEAQKKAAQADEEAGKLLEQVDGPGDNRKGETQD